In Procambarus clarkii isolate CNS0578487 chromosome 30, FALCON_Pclarkii_2.0, whole genome shotgun sequence, the DNA window acTTAGATTCTTCATTGTTTACAAGATAGATCCTGATTAAGCCAAATAGGCTGGGAAGTAACCAAAGATTGAGagatgttacctggttgatacctggttgatggggttctgggagttcttctactccccaagcctggcccgaggccaggctcgacttgtgagagtttggtccaccaggctgttgctgggagcggcccgcaggcccacatacccaccacagcccggttggtccggcactccttggaggaataaatcttgtttcctcttgaaaatgtccacggttgttccggcaatatttcttatgcttgctgggaggacgttgaacaaccgcggacctctgatgtttatacagtgttctctgattgtgcctatggcatctctgctcttcactggttctattctacattttcttccatatcgttcactccagtacgttgttattttactgtgtagatttggtacttggccctccagtatcttccaggtgtatattatttgatatctctctcgtcttctttctagtgagtacatttggagggctttgagacgatcccaataatttaggtgctttattgcgtctatgcgtgccgtatatgttctctgtattccctctatttcagcaatctctcctgctctgaagggggaagtgagtactgagcagtactcaagacgtgacaacacaagtgacttgaagagtacaaccattgtgatgggatccctggatttgaaagttctcgtaatccatcctatcatttttctggctgtcgcaatatttgcttggttatgctccttaaacgttaggtcgtcagacattactaTTCCCaattcctttacatgctgttttcctactatgggtacatttgattgtgttttgtactctgtattatgtttaaggtcctcatttttaccgtacctgagtacctggaatttgtcactgttaaacatcatgttattttctgatgcccagtcgaaaactttattaatatcagcttgaagtttttcaatgtcctcagccgaggtaattttcatactgatttttgtgtcatctgcaaaggatgatacgaagctgtgacttgtatttttgtctatatctgatatgagaataaggaaaagcagcggtgcaaggactgtaccctgaggtacagagcttttcactgcacttgggctagattttatatggttgaccgttactcgctgagtcctgtttgacagaaaactgagtatccagcgtcctactttaccggtagtTTAATGTAGCTTAAAGTAAACAGTAACAAGATTATAATAGCCATGCATgcaaatttaataatttatgatAATAGAGAAGTATAGGAATAAAAGAGTAATTGATGATTGTTTAGTAATATATGATAAACAACGCCAAAATTGATAAATCTGAATGTAAATAATCTAACAGTTATGATTAGTTAGGACCTTTTACAAAATAagcaatatacatatataaatgttTGAAATACCgcaaaaaaataatgaaattcaTATAAAGAATCGTTAACAGTTAAACCTCCAATGCTTTTCTTCAGCTTAATACAAATGAAGGTAATGAGAGGGTATTAATGGGGTTGCTTATTACATCAATACGAAATAGAAAAGAAATAAAGAATAAATTGGTTTAGATTAGATTCCATAAAAGCAATAGTAAATAAAGGTTTGAAAATAAAGTTGTATAATTTTTGTAAgaacaaggtaacctcaaggtaacattcTTGATAACGTAGTCGAGAGGCAATCACTGGTTTGTTTCAACCAAatgtcaagtatatatatatgaatgagttcgtTTGGGTACATATTGGAAATGCCTTTCATTGTCCAATAGGCCTTCTTCAGCTTCCTCCAATTTAATGTTGTGTTACAACGACCAGAGCATTAGAAGATATCACGTAATATGTTGAATGTTGCTATCCTCTAGGAGACCCGCTAGCAGTCAAATTATACAGTCACTTAGACAATGAATAGTTCCTGGAAATGAAGGCTATTTAATCAgcattaaatattaatataactTACTTCAAAACAATCTaatgtaatattaataataatccaATTTTCACAGCACTgtttcctgtgtcttcagagaccTGTTGAGATGCAAGAATGCTGATAACGGTAAGGTCGTGGGGGCTGCTGGTGACGGTTCTGTCAACACTTGTGGTTGTCGCACATCTGCCTCGCCCCTCTGGTAAGCCTTCTAGCGCTCCCTGCCATGCCTTGGGTCCTCTACTCATGGTTACCATAACATGTACTCAATTGACAAAATATTGTGGCCAAATAATGGGATTGACCTCGCCTCCCCGGACTCTCCGGACACCCGCAGTGCGACAGAATCATATAGACTCGCATTGTCACAATCCCTCCTCAGACACATCAAGCTCCCATGACTGCATTGTGCATATTCTCAGTTATTTGCAGAGGAAACTATTATTCCAGAAAATGCTGATGCGCTAACACCTGCATCAAGCGCTGTGAGAGAAGTGATGGAGAATGAACCACAACCTCTCTGCTCTGTGGTAGTCTTCGCTGATGGAGGCCTCTCTACTTCATCCATAGCCTCGGTACCTACATATGGCTTATTGTGATCATGTGTGAACACAAAAATTTGACATTAGTCttgattgtatttttttttttggaggagaGGTGCCTACATTCAAGTAACAGTCGATCTAATTTAGGTAACACGAGAGAGCCACATGTTATcgggtgtgacagtgttggagatgTCAGCGGTCGGCCAAGACGCAAACTTGACACTAACGCAAGTTTCCAAGGTGCTCGGCGTGGCTCGACAGGTAGGTCACTCACATTAATGttgaggcgggtaggtcactcttacatcactactgaggcgggtaggtcactctcacatcactactgaagcgggtaggtcactctcacatcactaccgaggcgggtaggtcactctcacatcactactgaggcaggtaggtcactctcacatcactactgaggcgggtaggtcactctcacatcactactgacgcgggtaggtcactctcacatcactactgaggcggcgtggtcactctcacatcactactgaggcgggttgatcactctcacatcactactgaggcgggtaggtcactctcacatcactactgaggcgggtaggtcactctcacataacGTCTACCATGTTGACGTCAACAGGTGCGGCAGGTGTCATGgtgcgtgatggtggtggtggtgagcgacgACCTCGCCTTCCTCGCCACCTTCACCCAGTGGTCCCTCAAGGGCCGCCTCCTGGTGTGGTCGACTaggctcctggtcgtcaccagacTCCCCCTCCATCACCTGCAGGTTCTCCACACACTGCTCTCCATGACCAACTCCATGCTGCTCGTTGTGGAAAATGACTCGAAAAGTCAATGGTCAATGACATTCACACCCCCTACCCCTCTATGTGCCATTTTGGaaagtttggtgaggctagccccaacccTCTGGCTTTCTATATAGGACAGACATTTTATTGCAACCTTTCCCTTTTCTCCTagtccaccccaccattcccccctcccccatcccgtcgtcctcccaaccattcctccctcccctatCCCCTCATACTCCCAACATtcccaactcccccatcccctcgtcctcccaaccattcgtcATTCCCCCATCCTGTCATCCTTACCATTCCCCGCCCCCCATCCCCTTCTCCTCCCTACCaaaccccactccactgtcccctcgtcctcccctccattacccactccaccgtcccctcatcctcctcaccatctcccacTTCCCCTTGTCCTTGTCagaaatccgacacacataataacatagtATCCCCTTTGAGTATCCCCTTAAGAATAGAGAATGGGTGatcccgtgacgtcatcgacgacacatatttacattattataataCTGTTTATATAACAGTCTAGTgtctaaattgaataaaaaagtgttcaataagactgaatataattactaacaccaaaatatagcttgactcccttgttaatgtaaaataaaGTTCAGAAGTAGAACCAAAACATGCAGGGAGGTAGCGTCACTTACACCagaacatcatcaacaacaaccacgcTGTAGAGAGCTCCAGAAGCTGATTTAACTCGATAGACACCCAGATTACTTGTCAACAGCCAGCAACACAGCCTCTCAACAACTACAGCAAATTAAGTATCCGACTGCCAGTATTCTGTTTTAAATGGATGCATCTCTTTAATAATAGATAGGTAACCAGTTATTTGCATGTAGAACCCCAACAAAAGTACGTGTACACAATTTAACACCCTCATattccatgtcatacctgtaattatatgtttagggaacctttattaaggaattattaattaattaaattcaaGTCCTTAATTATATAGGTAATCATACAGGTAATTGCGATTTAGAGTATCAAGAAGCTGAGCAGACAGTTGACCCTTACATATAATTTACATAGCTGTACACCGGCTTGTAGCCTCCAGCCGCCATTATGTGGCATTCAGTGGCACAGGGCTACACCCATctttgatgctacaattacacagccttagcaggccccttcTACAGGATCAGCTAAGCCCTCTTTTGTTACTGTAGAAGTAGTATTCATAATTAGTTATTATTACCataataatagtagattagaccaccatatgtgatatgatataattatatttataagGTAAACAATTTGTTGTTTAAGAAGGAGCGatctcaaagtggtttaagctacaaacTGTCCCCCTAACTAtgtgagataatttcaggcagtttaataaagtacatacagttcactcaattaattACTTAttcactaagaaaataaataagataaAACTATCTTATTAGagtcaatttaaaaaagagaGTAGCTGCCTGGAGTTTTCCCACTTTGTTTGGTCCTTCAAACCGGATGATTATATCAGTTAACCAGTAGGTCCTTAGCATATAGATATAAGATCCTGatctatatatataacattagtgcaatatttcatatacattaattatagcaggaagacactgctatatatTTGCATTTTTCTAGCCTAAATTTTTCAATCTCTGCTgatagcaaacagaacttacaacaagcagtATTATTGTTCTGAGGCCTgtaccaaaggaacaattgtgTTGTTTTtgttcattacaagaggttgataagaggctactttatTTATAAGTTATAAATGTTTTTGAAATTTTAAGTATATATAAAATTACTTTTAATATTGCaggcaaatttccaacagttattctcatccctaatacaacaggaagtatttcctgtattaggcttcatactTATTTAATtaatactcatttactaatcctcAGTACAAtgagatgtatttcctgtattaagtgtaataattaactaacactactaatacatAGTTTAGTATCACATAATTCACTTCATTAggatgtggaacatcatgtaatttttcctagaattgtgtagtgttgcgtcagccactcaTGGAGAATAAATTTCCACATATCTGTAGATCTAACAAAAGTCCAACCATTTACTTATGtttattaggaataattatttagtaataagTTTACTTTTAatatacaacagtttactggaatttctTTACCCAGGTTGATTGCTGTTCTAGTAAATAATATCATAATCTAAAATTATTTCCACCTCCAAACGAGTCttgttttatttgtgcagtctacatttactgacttgcactgtgagattcaaacatcaccacataaagtATTTAACTGAACCATAAACAATATTTATAAACACCTCCTTCCCTATTttgctttaataaataaatataaattatactcGAGCTCCTACTGGGAGCTAATGCGCGACTttcgggaaggaaggagagattaCTCTCGCCATATTAGATCAACTGGCAGTACGGTGCTCCGAAGCGATCCCAACAAATCTTCCATTTCTGCAAGCATCTGTACCACAGCGGGCttcagattgaggacgcagcttaccagaatcatggacaccagttcggcaggcatttaCCTTTCATTAATTTTGTTTGAGCTTATAAACAAATATTTATGAAGGTGCCATGTTGTAACACTGCAGGCGATAAAAATAACCCCATGTAAGTGCAGCTCTTTCCCCTCCAAATATATAGATATTACCtttatgtgtgtgaatactagtttggaGTGGAAATTATGGAATCTCATTActgcagcatggtgcaacaccccTGAGGAAGCGTGTAACCACCACACCCTCATGTGTTCCAAGTATCGCTATCTCAAGCTGTTTCCAGACTGTTGTACAGTGGACTACatctacgtccctctgtcacagctgagatttaatcagttttcattgtagatagtactttattattcagagtcatttattaattattaatcttTATTTTGCAATAGTATTCTTGCATTACATATTTTTctcattatctatgtgtgtgcatattatcattattattattattattacataatatatgttacacatagaCTAATCTCATAGAAGacccccaaaatgtgtcatgggaggctTGCTCTAGAATGTATAAAATTTACAGTCATTGCCTAATAGAatttattcacatataatcatagatttataagccactgattttctcatttaatAATGCATCCTGGttcttcgagctatcttagaattaatcATTATCTTGCATTCatagaattatacattttattaatatcaaactagagccagattctcccacatgttttatggtccttcgaactggATGAGCCACATTTAATGTTAATCCATATTGGTTCTCAGACCATATTTTATGGTCCTTTGAACCTAGATAGTCTAGTCAATTAGAATTTAGATTATAAGTAAGAACTAGAGTAAATTCACATTACATTTCATAAGTAGTATAATTAGTTGAATATAGCCAGAAGTTAGGCTATCTTCAAttcattaatcatttatcatccctGATATCATTGTACTCTTTAATTAGGGAGTATTATCAGGTGCTAGGATGGACTTTAGGGCAGCATATTTGCCACTCTCATAGAATTTAGGGCAGCATATCTGCCACACATAGAATTATGGCAGTAAAGTACCTGCCACATATATAATCATTTATAGTAGTAGAATACTTGTCATACatatataatcacttgtatatactctatataaatcaacaaattataaaaaccaaaaacatagcactatccTGAATCTGCACATCAGTAGTATTATAGCATTATATGCCAACCCATATAGAATAGAATTCTTAGACTGGAATTGTACTTATTAGTGAACAACTCTAGCCTAACTCATTATTACTAGCCAACCTAGTTAGGTAGGATTATTAGTAGACTGGCATTGAACCAGACAGTACAACCTGGTCAACATTTATTATTGTGCAAACCCAAGTCAGGGTAGGACTTATCATTATTTTACACAATTGTGTTACAtatcttattatatatatttattgtgtacATTTTGAGTGTTACTGAAAGTGTCACTACCCATCCAAAGCTGATAATGAGGAGCTAAGCAGAGGAATACTTGTAGAGACACTGAAATACCACTCAAATATTAGCTGCTTACTATTAGGTAGGTAAGCTAACCTCTACGTGAGGTAGGATTCCCATAGCCTAACTAAAGACTCAGATATTAGGCTATTAATAATTGTACTGGTTCCACGTATATAGGAATCAGTACCCCAGTTATTTTCATTACAAACcatgggccggattcaggaaggtacttacgaaggtttttcctcttagctaagagcgttttccgtcttagcgccttcgtggcggctacgtccatattcaattaactaccctaagtggaaaaaccttcgtaagttcattccgggatttaagtgtggtttcgaccactcgtagctttatgtaaactggatataactcaatttttctctactacataacactgggatcgatttatgatattggaacatgaccaaaatattatagctggtgaatctagtgaagagtagtccttcgtgttagttatatatgcattctctgcttgaaacttgaagtaaatatgtgtttgatgatagtagaattagttttataatagcaagatattataccagtagttattaagtaaataaacactggtgaatatgaaatatgagagaaggtgatgagccctgcctgatgggatcatttactatcaccaaatgcccctgttcacctagtagtaagggtgtaccttagctatacatacccatttctaatttatttagtttggttttattttgaaattaaatctgggtgagacataaaataaaaatatgctgcacaaatgatgttaggtaaggaaaagggtaaaaatgtcaaaaactttattcattgaatacttaaagctataattataactatatagattattaaaaaagagagagagaagtaggggtccaagacctcttcctgttatacaatttgggtgtggaacaagtaattatcaaaagaaggcaccatgtcgggaaggctatgtagcagtaaggcagtgaggtgaggcagctacttatttgagaaatgcttattttatttaccttataagctgaggcaacatattttatttgaggaatactcagctgattcctctacatttagcatggaacaaatttgtgtccaagacctcttcctgttactcaatttgactgtgtgtaaccaaactagaagtgctctacaaatcaagggacccagaatgtggaatgacctcccaaatcatgtcaaaggctgtacctctctcaaccagtttaagagttaaaccaagtactgcctaattaactccatgtaacctaacttacctcctaaatgtcaacccatgtcttgctattttttaaacaacgctgttcaccaacatgtgcaattgctgatttatgctatgttaaccccgtttttgtattttttattccttctttcaacacaatttatacctaatcccgattactattaagttttagtctgtgtttttttcccccacaccttgcccgaaatgctatgagtattagtggctttaggtattgtatgtactagctctgcctataaatccaacaatatgtttgtaaatcaactgtatgtacttttcctgaataaaatgtatttattatttattttttaatcagtaagtattaaaagaaggcaccaagctgggaaggctatgtagcaccattgtgtgtaacactaaaccaaattttttttaacaaataatgcacctgtatgggaaaacaaatcctgtcagctgtaaaaatattgatgcagttatttaaatgaaaaatataatgaaagaaatattactggtttatttttatcctatctttttgtactgtacagtatatccaaggaagtgaaaaattgagacataatgcacaatttaatgaatgattagcatggattagcagttcaaaagaaatatgacttgtattacatatcaacatgagatcttaatgatccatggtcaacatgatttaataaggataatacagtactgtatttgtaataatacaaactataatttaaaatctttattactgatttttgttattaagaagattaggtatacacagcaatgtgctgctaccctattctatatggaatattacacagtgtagataaaaaactagctataagtttatctaatactcccatctcccaggatggttagacatactgtacatggaatcaatttagaaaataccagcctcaatacaaaaaacaaatcaactctgactaaacaactctaagcaattttcacaagaggtaagcactgaatcatggaaacattatattataattactcttaccagtttctacaaaactcctctcaaacaatgtatttttaaacatgtttaggtatacacagcaatgtgctgcttccctattctgtatagaggaccacacagtgtagatcaaaaaccagctacaagctcacccaacatcctcacctcacaggatggccagtcatacatggaattaggagagaacaaaatacttaatgctgatctattagcctccactggaaaaatctgggtgcagcacaagaatatcttccaatattcctgagtgtatgaagtaattacagagctcaaaatacctcataccatttggtatgaagtcactgatgacaagacaatcacagatatagtgttggagagtatgttctctcaagtaggactgaaaacagatgttttttttccaccaagagggctataaacccatggaaccgcctacccgctgaagccgtaaatgccaaattccagctaaaaaatatcattaagacaattggcgggccctttaacaagccgccggctttctgtcctcttcgaggtcactagatagttagtggcccttgggtaaattcagtaaatatatacaataattgtcagcgcatcttccgagcaacaaggacagctacacagtatctcttagaattacgtaggtaaacaacaaatgtaacatatttgtttactacaatgtcggtgctggctgtagaagttgaaaaaacattgttttacttcgaaatatactaattttataagaaaattcgacgtaaataggaggcagtagagctccgataagccagcgctaaatcttcaatatgaagaatgttgctgctctctgattggccaaacgaaacacagtagtgacctctatcggcacgcaggtgaaccaacaattttcttcctaagtataccttattgaatcgcacctaagcatcttcttagggcgcagttaggaaccttcgtagcaaacccacttacgaagaaatacacagagcttcctgaatctaggtccatggCCTCAACTAAGCCAAAATCCACAGGCAGTGCACCAGAAGAAATGTCCAGCAACTGCTTATTATATTTTAGATCATACACGAGTCACAAAGGCCATGTGACTAAACAGTTGAATAAGTGTGATCAGCTGGTACAATCAGGTACAACAGCCAAAGTATTAGAAAACCTCATAGAGACGGCCAAGCAAAAGTTGCAAAGAACAAATGAGGCTGCAGATGACTATCTCAGAGTCCTCATGCAACAGAATGCTGAGTTGGATCAGCTAGATACCTTCCATGCCGAGATGGAGAAGTTTGAGGAGGGTATCCAAGATCATCTAAATAGATTAACACAATCTCTAGAAAAATTGCAGAACAACTCAGTTTCTCAAAATACTCTAACTTCAAGTGAAACTAATAAACAGGAAACACTCCAGGAAGTTCGTCTTCCTACAATTGATCTTCCTCACTTCCATGGTAGAGATGATGAGAATTTTGAATGCTATTGGAACACATtcgactccatagtaaactccaaAAAATCTATTAGCAAGCCTAATAAATTCCTCTATTTGCAAAGTACCCTAGAGGGTGAAGCAAAAGCAGTTGTCGAACACCTAATTCCTAGTGATAAGGACTACGATACTGCTATTCAGTTACTAGAAGTTAATTACAGCAATAAagaaattgttattgctaattttTATTATAAGTTAAGAGCGATACCTACACCAGATACAACCCCCTGAAGCTCTATAAGAATTTAGGCTCCAGGTAGAGTCTCTGATTAAAGCTCTAGGTGTCAAAGCAGTTGTACCTAAAGCAGAGTGGGTATTGAAATTAGAAATACAAAGAAAGTTTCCTAAAGAGATTCTAGCATCCATCTGTTCCCATTATAGAACAGATATCCTATCACTAAATGAGATTTTTGAGGGATTAAGGATAACAGTTAATCGACTGAGAGCTCATGAGAAAATAATATCTGATACTGACAAATCAACCACTGAAAACACAGTCAAATCCAAAGGTACCTCCAACAGCCTAACAAGTCTAAAACCGCTGCTTCCACCCCAAAATGGAAAAATACTATAGTAGATACCTACATTATCAGCCCTTCTAAACCTGCAGCCCATACGTCACCCAAAGATGTGACTCCTGCATCTACTACAGGAAGAAGATGCTGTCTCTTTTGTCAAGAGAATCATATCATTTATCAGATGTCAAACCTTTCCTGATCGTGTTTCTAGGATAAAGCGCCTCAAGGAATGCACAAGTGCACAAGGTGTTTGTTGCAACATTACCCTAATACACGCACCACCCCATTACACATATGTAACAGGTGCTACCAGGATCAACATCATTCCACATTGTGTGGAGTTGATAGGCCTAAATCGCCTAAAATCCAGGTGGAACAGGATACTTCCACCACTGTGCAGTGCTGTAAGGTGCGACAGGAGGTTAAGGTGCTTAACACCAAGTCTTGTAATAATGTCGTATTACCTACTGCACAACTACAATTAAATAATAAGAATTCTAGAATCACTACAAGAGGTCTATTCGACCAGGGATCACAGAGAACGTTCATCACTCAATAAGCAGCTAACAAACTGAAACTTAAACCCTTGTGTAATGTGACATTAAACATATCAGGATTCCTAACAGATACCGGATCTCAAGAATTTGAAATaatacaaccactagtacgcctaGGCGGTTATGTCCGACCTGTTAAGGCCATAGTAGTTGATCACATTTCCTTTGATCTGAATGTTAAAGGTCTAAGGATCACAGCCAGATATTTGCAAAAAAATAGAATCAAACTGGCTGACACCAAGATAACGTCTGACCACCTCACCAGTGTAGATATATTAGTAGGGGCAGACCATTAGTATCAGTTCATTACTGGAACTACAAGCCATCAGGGAATGAACTTGTTGAATTCAGcaagaggctacttacttacatgTAGTCTTGAACCTGAAGAAGCCTATGCCAGCTGACAACCAACATTAATTCCAGATTGAGTGTGGTACAATTAGTATTTATAGTTAGTTTCTATTCATCTCAGTGGATAAATCAGTGGTCAGTAGCCAAAAAATTGGGTGCAGGTCACTGCGACAAATGCCATTGACCCCACTGTAGACCCAGAACTATTCTTgatagtaataattgaccacattcagtctTCCTAACATCTTATCGCATCTATTATACCTTAGGAAGTCTTCCAGAGAAGACAACATTTATACTAAGTCGTCTAGACAAGGATTTAGTAATCCATTTAATGTGATACACCTGCAGGGTTGTATCAGTTTTGTTTGGGCTGCTTCTACATATTGTCTCTGCCCACAAGCATCTTAGACATTTTGAAGAAGCATATTAGCACAAGCAAAATTGAACTAAACATTTACCAGAAGACTATTAGTAGTGAAACAAGTTGTTTCTCATAATAGAATAAACTCATCTTATCTTTTAAGTTATCATGCACTTCATTATAGCTTCAGAGAGTTATAGTACTGTAACTTAATGTATATAAACCGAGCAGGTTTATTTCTCATTCAGAATCTTAGGTTGCTATATGTGTTTAGTTATACTTCCAGAGAAGTAATAGCACTGTAGCCTCATGTATATAATCCACATTTACCCTCTACTTAGGTAGATTAGGGAACATTAGTTAGGGTCAGCTGAGTGCAAGTTGAATCTGTACTCACTATAGCATAccactgactgcatttatactgatACTCATATATTCAATTCTCTATTTATCTAGAATTTAGCTAGGTTAGGAACttagttattattattgcataacctaaaatacttgttCAGCAAGAACTGCACCTTAGGCTAAATTTAATCTTGCATAAACACACAGAATTTCTCATTTGATGTTGAGGTGATTTATGAGTTTGCAGTGATCAGTTAGTGTCTAGTAACTCACCTAGTTACAAGTCAC includes these proteins:
- the LOC138369836 gene encoding uncharacterized protein, which encodes MASTKPKSTGSAPEEMSSNCLLYFRSYTSHKGHVTKQLNKCDQLVQSGTTAKVLENLIETAKQKLQRTNEAADDYLRVLMQQNAELDQLDTFHAEMEKFEEGIQDHLNRLTQSLEKLQNNSVSQNTLTSSETNKQETLQEVRLPTIDLPHFHGRDDENFECYWNTFDSIVNSKKSISKPNKFLYLQSTLEGEAKAVVEHLIPSDKDYDTAIQLLEVNYSNKEIVIANFYYKLRAIPTPDTTP